From Lytechinus variegatus isolate NC3 chromosome 16, Lvar_3.0, whole genome shotgun sequence, the proteins below share one genomic window:
- the LOC121429675 gene encoding actin, clone 302-like produces the protein MGKSSSKHAVGKSSKKKHASENKVSAQKSPEDHSPTANTSAEPPQAETPQTNHGASQAEGVLDETRAAGTDVHRGNVEPQKTLEDLEPAVVIDIGSYSCKYGLAGESYPAGDVRTIVGRHQQNEDSYVGIDALNKRSVLDISYPVERGLVKNWDDLETVWEFIFERKLRVDPNTRPVVLTEPAKNPKANREKMIEIMFEKFDVPAFYLGQQSMSALFVSGIMTGVVIDVGDGVTDIVPINNGVVIDGSVRRLELAGRDITEYMMKSPAVRGEKITYEIAETMKTSTCEVVADFDEVTRLQREGQDVHHLYATEALFQPSIFGRNHPGIHAATIDSIMASGEGTRDNVGANVVLVGGSTLFRGFHDRLERELMELAPPTMPLKLLDRQDRETIVWSGASLFASHPVFKQHAISSQEYLEVGPEIVNRQR, from the exons ATGGGGAAATCATCCTCAAAACACGCAGTGGGGAAATCGTCAAAAAAGAAACATGCCAGTGAAAATAAGGTCAGTGCTCAAAAATCACCCGAGGATCATTCACCAACTGCGAATACGTCAGCCGAACCACCACAAGCAGAAA CACCACAAACCAACCACGGAGCCTCACAGGCTGAAGGTGTCCTTGACGAGACAAGGGCCGCCGGCACCGACGTCCACCGCGGCAATGTAGAACCACAGAAGACCCTCGAAGACCTCGAACCAGCCGTGGTCATTGACATCGGATCGTACTCGTGCAAATACGGGTTGGCGGGAGAATCGTATCCAGCTGGCGATGTCCGAACCATCGTCGGGAGGCACCAACAAAAT GAGGATTCGTACGTTGGCATTGACGCCCTCAACAAACGAAGTGTCTTAGACATCAGCTACCCCGTCGAACGCGGGCTCGTAAAGAACTGGGATGATCTGGAAACCGTTTGGGAGTTCATCTTCGAACGCAAACTCCGAGTCGACCCTAACACCAGACCCGTCGTGCTGACCGAGCCGGCTAAGAACCCGAAGGCAAATCGAGAAAAAATGATTGAG ATTATGTTTGAGAAGTTCGACGTTCCCGCCTTCTATCTCGGCCAACAATCAATGAGCGCCCTCTTCGTTTCGGGAATCATGACCGGCGTCGTGATCGACGTCGGTGACGGCGTCACGGACATCGTACCCATCAATAACGGCGTAGTCATCGACGGATCCGTTCGTCGCCTAGAGCTCGCCGGCCGTGACATCACTGAGTACATGATGAAGAGTCCAGCTGTACGCGGGGAGAAAATCACTTACG AGATCGCCGAGACGATGAAGACAAGTACGTGCGAGGTCGTCGCCGACTTCGACGAGGTAACGCGACTCCAACGTGAGGGCCAGGACGTCCACCACCTCTACGCCACGGAGGCTCTCTTCCAACCCTCTATATTCGGTCGCAACCACCCGGGCATCCACGCCGCCACCATCGACAGCATCATGGCCTCCGGGGAGGGAACCCGCGATAATGTCGGCGCCAATGTCGTCCTCGTCGGCGGCTCCACCCTCTTCCGCGGGTTCCACGACCGGCTGGAGCGGGAGCTGATGGAGCTGGCTCCACCTACGATGCCACTAAAGCTCCTGGACCGCCAGGATAGGGAGACCATCGTCTGGTCGGGAGCGTCCCTCTTCGCGTCCCATCCCGTCTTCAAACAACATGCTATTAGCAGCCAAGAATACCTCGAGGTCGGCCCAGAGATCGTTAACCGTCAACGTTGA